The Planktothrix serta PCC 8927 region GTTGACCGAAAATCAAAGGATGTCAGCCCTTGAATTTATTCCTGGGAATAAGTCTGACTGGGAATCTATTTCCCTTCCCTTTTTCACACCCCTTAATTAGGTGCGATAGGATGGGAGTGTCAAACTATTCTCTATTAGCAAAGTTGGATATTTTGTTCAACTTAAACAATTAAAGATTAATTAAGTATTTTTTAATATTTTCCGTAACAAATATAAATAAAAATCACTCTAAATCGATAACATTTTGTATATTTAGATACAGTAATTAAGGCAAGTTGATTGATTTTTTTTTAGGGAGGAGGAAGAATGAGGTTTAAAAATGCTAGTCCCTCTTCCCCTAAAAAAATTAAAACTCTTTCTACTCTGGATTTAGAGCGTTGAGTACAGTCTGAATTAGAGATAATGTATGCGACAATACAAATTAACATCAAGAATATGACTTCTTGAGTAGCAATAACAGCGGTTAAAGTATTAATATCAAATCTTTGATATTACCGGAATGAATACTAAAGACTGGCTTATAACAGATCAGGGAGAATGTCAACCTCGACCCGCAGCTAGGGAGTGGGATTTAATCCGGGAATACTATTACTTACATCGCTTCCTAACCGAAATTTTGGATTTAGTTGAGCGGTCAAAACAGGAATCGGAACAGTGGGATTATTTACCCCAAATCCGCAGGCTTGTCCGCCAATTAATTACCAATTCTTACTGGGTACAAACTCAATATTTAGAGCCTTGTCCCCAAACCGGTCGGGCGATTATGACGCTGTATGACGAGATTGGATATCCGTTAACGATCCAAAACGTCAGCTTTGCACCAGGAGTCAGTTCACCGATTCACAATCATGGCACTTGGGGAGTTGTGGCGGTACTAAAGGGACAAGAAAAACATCGATTTTGGCGACCTTGTAACGATGCCGAATTTCCCTCAAAAATTGAACCGACCGGGGAAAAAATTTTTCGGACTGGAGAAATTATCAGTTTTACACCGAATGCCATTCATAGTATAGAAGCAATCGGAGAAGAACCCACCGTTACGTTTAATTTATATGGGGACTCCCTTCCCCAATCTCGTTTTGAATTTAACCCCACAACCGAGACTGCCAAAACTTTTTAAATTGAACCGTAAAAAATGAGGAAAAAAATATGTTGAAAGCCTCTGATATTATGACTCAAGATGTTGCCACCATTCGGGGTTCGGCAACCGTGGCTGAAGCGGTTAAATTGATGCGCTTGAAAAATTTACGGGCTTTAATTGTCGATTTGCGTTCTCCACAAGATGCCTATGGAATTATCACACAAACGGATATTGTTTCTAAGGTGGTTGCCTATGGAAAAGA contains the following coding sequences:
- a CDS encoding cysteine dioxygenase family protein produces the protein MNTKDWLITDQGECQPRPAAREWDLIREYYYLHRFLTEILDLVERSKQESEQWDYLPQIRRLVRQLITNSYWVQTQYLEPCPQTGRAIMTLYDEIGYPLTIQNVSFAPGVSSPIHNHGTWGVVAVLKGQEKHRFWRPCNDAEFPSKIEPTGEKIFRTGEIISFTPNAIHSIEAIGEEPTVTFNLYGDSLPQSRFEFNPTTETAKTF